A window of Eubacteriaceae bacterium ES3 contains these coding sequences:
- a CDS encoding cobalamin-dependent protein (Presence of a B(12) (cobalamin)-binding domain implies dependence on cobalamin itself, in one of its several forms, or in some unusual lineages, dependence on a cobalamin-like analog.) → MEDRRLFEVLMDGDSRESMRLASELLAEGISRETIIVEGIEAAMSELDEKCTLEKFNLLEIMLVGRAVTEVMKVLYPEESQIVYSKDTIILVTLEGDVHDLGKGIVKTVLMANGYRVVDCGKNCPVDELLKTVEAEKPLAVGVSGLIFTGIEMVKSLRELLNGRGMDAVGLIAGGAAFKQLDPETLNVDYVAQTAFDATHFLTQMKVGCSYD, encoded by the coding sequence TTGGAAGACAGGCGGTTGTTTGAAGTCCTGATGGATGGTGATTCCAGGGAGTCGATGAGGTTGGCGTCAGAACTTCTGGCAGAGGGCATAAGCAGAGAAACTATTATAGTGGAGGGGATCGAAGCAGCAATGTCGGAGCTTGACGAAAAATGTACTCTGGAAAAATTTAACCTGCTGGAAATTATGCTGGTTGGTCGTGCAGTCACAGAGGTGATGAAAGTTTTATATCCGGAAGAATCCCAAATCGTTTATAGTAAAGATACAATTATTCTGGTGACGCTGGAAGGAGATGTTCACGATCTGGGCAAGGGAATAGTCAAGACAGTTCTGATGGCCAACGGATATCGGGTGGTTGATTGCGGAAAGAACTGTCCGGTAGATGAGCTCCTAAAAACGGTTGAAGCGGAGAAACCATTGGCAGTGGGAGTGAGTGGACTGATTTTTACTGGCATAGAAATGGTGAAAAGCCTTCGTGAGTTGTTAAATGGTCGGGGTATGGATGCAGTCGGGCTGATAGCTGGAGGAGCGGCATTTAAGCAATTAGATCCAGAAACGCTGAATGTGGATTATGTTGCCCAGACGGCTTTTGATGCCACCCATTTTTTGACTCAGA